In Littorina saxatilis isolate snail1 linkage group LG8, US_GU_Lsax_2.0, whole genome shotgun sequence, a single genomic region encodes these proteins:
- the LOC138973894 gene encoding uncharacterized protein, with the protein MVHKTTHRGVHSGNTLRAFNSRYSRRYQNQACIVSRVRPELLKKLVSGNGADNKVPADDKRSRTPQLNNVAVDVALSLNKQSRWLLPSALIRQIESNDVARSDLTVSLLERHKLKRPSSCVSFHSNKGEVKRIQPRNGRYFSFNFPTADGKSRRAYKRERREELLEQIRANNAGKTQKIVGKKIEVFTELGRAARNLEIGESEVRYEVYYPSPAQSSLSHNPKYIKQDVSVAPGDDSEHVQHGKPKKQHRGKQRKRMSVKDLDECDLPSHNAHYQQHITPVTDSQEIAQVGDSQEIAQAADVTVQHKTTDCLLGSLIEKAERLQQMVGVAKTRRSKRRGSKITSSHHQEDKSHIVYLSEAQQADYSEAEGSSPAASTALPVAVTPLEPTRVLLPNEDVTVASLKDSFGQNYFEAACRPRKFLLDITTNVRELLKKQGVQHKVADITDDALTYLVFIHDGFYDDEHDVYKVLLNSCLREGLLSVQVNTDDGQDLYKGTVINLVSCAVDFIEGFVAELQAQNHFPSFHDRVETKGEQLELKHHLGSAEVYVPSLQRIFQMGSGLTDFSLPSLSDMLQEEPVFCDVCYDDVSPLTQGSSSATTLLKCKHRVCDSCWSQHIHSRLHQGFVRVTCPGYDCQDEVKVGVLLSVVPLGTVEKVLQRQEEVRIGASLTEKWCPNQSCGRVLHLQAATSQLQAATVSDPNSQLQAAAASSPNSQLQQDVLCACGAHVCFQCLSPAHWPASCAQAEDYRHKLATTIFPDREGEVHDDHNVDLEAKQKREMEEKKVMMVEGKYCPRCSNFVYKDGGCPQMTCRCGQNFCWFCGKAGSSHPNRGIGCVSEYTEKKLTTTIVVHHLELPADEKKEERQKAAAVQRQRVSLMERAAEHRQRRLNGQHGKVVTSMAKAVATAAAKDKTLAQHIVNVCSNTFPSSFPQPTAAPVSPAVKTPRVIEVVTTFLKRAARSKRELYEVAEYSLVLLKDLPDSLHRRRALRISEDLGAFCTFAQSIFEAWGASPSGQGQEGVKAVMRLAEIQGWINSVLASHVATVRKLRGSGLDKQ; encoded by the exons ATGGTGCACAAAACGACTCATCGCGGCGTTCACTCGGGGAACACCCTTCGTGCTTTCAACTCTCGCTACAGCCGCCGCTACCAGAACCAG GCATGCATCGTGTCCAGAGTTCGTCCAGAACTTTTGAAGAAACTGGTCAGCGGTAACGGCGCAGACAACAAAGTTCCAGCAGACGACAAGCGTTCACGGACGCCGCAACTGAACAACGTTGCTGTAGATGTGGCCCTGTCCCTCAACAAGCAATCCCGTTGGCTGCTGCCGTCGGCACTCATCCGACAGATCGAAAGCAACGACGTGGCCCGGTCCGACCTGACCGTGTCACTGCTGGAGCGCCACAAACTCAAACGGCCCTCCAGCTGCGTCAGTTTCCATAGCAACAAGGGTGAGGTGAAGCGAATCCAGCCTCGCAACGGTCGCTACTTCAGCTTCAACTTTCCGACTGCTGACGGCAAGTCCCGACGAGCGTACAAACGAGAGAGAAGGGAGGAGTTACTCGAGCAGATAAGGGCAAACAATGCGGGCAAGACGCAGAAGATTGTGGGCAAAAAAATTGAGGTCTTCACTGAGCTCGGGCGTGCTGCCAGAAACCTGGAAATCGGAGAATCAGAG GTGAGATACGAGGTGTACTACCCGTCTCCAGCCCAGAGCTCCCTCTCTCACAACCCCAAGTACATCAAGCAGGACGTCTCCGTTGCCCCTGGCGATGACAGCGAGCACGTGCAGCACGGAAAGCCCAAGAAACAGCACCGCGGCAAGCAGAGGAAGAGGATGTCAGTCAAGGACCTTGACGAATGTGACCTGCCCTCCCACAACGCCCACTACCAGCAACACATCACTCCGGTCACTGACAGCCAAGAGATTGCACAGGTTGGTGACAGCCAAGAGATCGCACAGGCTGCTGATGTCACGGTGCAACACAAGACCACAGACTGTCTCCTCGGATCGCTCATCGAGAAGGCGGAGCGACTGCAGCAGATGGTGGGCGTGGCCAAGACACGCCGCAGCAAGAGGAGAGGCAGCAAGATCACATCCAGTCACCACCAGGAAGACAAGTCTCACATCGTGTACCTCTCTGAAGCACAGCAAGCTGATTACTCTGAAGCTGAGGGCTCTTCACCGGCTGCCTCCACTGCTCTGCCTGTCGCTGTTACCCCCCTTGAACCCACCAGGGTGCTCTTGCCCAACGAGGACGTCACTGTGGCCAGTCTGAAGGACTCTTTTGGACAGAACTACTTTGAGGCTGCATGCAGACCCCGTAAATTCCTCCTGGACATTACAACCAACGTTAGAGAGCTTCTGAAGAAGCAAGGCGTGCAACACAAAGTAGCAGACATCACAGACGATGCCCTCACATACCTCGTCTTCATCCATGACGGTTTCTACGACGACGAGCACGACGTGTACAAAGTACTGCTCAACAGCTGCCTGCGTGAAGGTCTCCTGTCGGTGCAGGTCAACACTGATGACGGTCAGGACCTCTACAAGGGAACGGTCATCAACCTTGTCAGCTGTGCTGTGGACTTCATCGAGGGTTTTGTTGCTGAGCTGCAGGCTCAGAATCACTTCCCGTCTTTTCATGACAGAGTAGAAACGAAAGGCGAGCAACTAGAGCTCAAACACCACCTGGGCTCTGCAGAAGTCTACGTTCCCTCCCTTCAGCGGATTTTTCAGATGGGGTCAGGCCTGACTGActtctccctcccttctttgtccgACATGCTGCAGGAGGAGCCTGTCTTCTGTGACGTGTGCTACGATGACGTCAGCCCACTGACGCAGGGCAGCTCATCAGCGACCACCCTGCTGAAGTGCAAGCACCGAGTGTGTGACAGTTGTTGGTCGCAGCACATCCACAGCCGTCTGCATCAAGGCTTCGTGCGCGTCACGTGCCCGGGCTACGACTGTCAGGACGAGGTCAAGGTGGGTGTCCTGCTGTCTGTGGTTCCTCTGGGCACTGTGGAGAAGGTGCTGCAGAGGCAGGAGGAGGTCCGTATCGGAGCCTCCCTCACAGAGAAGTGGTGCCCCAACCAGTCCTGCGGCCGCGTTCTCCATCTTCAGGCCGCCACCTCCCAGCTTCAGGCCGCCACAGTTTCTGACCCCAATTCTCAGCTTCAGGCCGCCGCAGCTTCTAGCCCCAACTCCCAGCTTCAGCAGGACGTGTTGTGCGCGTGCGGGGCTCACGTGTGCTTCCAGTGCCTCTCCCCTGCTCACTGGCCCGCGTCCTGCGCACAGGCGGAAGACTATCGCCACAAGCTGGCCACCACAATCTTTCCTGACCGCGAAGGCGAGGTCCACGATGACCACAACGTCGACCTGGAAGCCAAACAGAAGCGTGAGATGGAGGAGAAGAAGGTGATGATGGTGGAAGGCAAGTACTGCCCCAGGTGCAGCAACTTCGTCTACAAGGACGGCGGTTGTCCCCAGATGACGTGCCGCTGCGGACAGAATTTCTGTTGGTTCTGCGGGAAGGCTGGCTCTTCTCACCCCAACCGGGGCATAGGTTGTGTGAGCGAGTACACAGAAAAGAAACTGACCACCACCATTGTTGTCCACCACCTTGAGTTGCCCGCAGACgagaagaaagaggagagacagaAAGCAGCGGCGGTCCAACGTCAACGGGTTTCGCTGATGGAGAGGGCGGCTGAACATCGTCAACGACGTCTCAACGGTCAGCACGGCAAGGTCGTCACCAGCATGGCCAAAGCAGTCGCCACAGCCGCTGCCAAAGACAAGACTCTGGCCCAGCACATAGTCAACGTGTGCTCCAACACTTTTCCCTCTTCCTTCCCTCAACCTACTGCAGCCCCTGTATCCCCTGCCGTCAAAACCCCCAGAGTGATTGAGGTAGTCACCACTTTTCTGAAGCGCGCTGCCCGCAGCAAGCGAGAACTGTACGAAGTGGCCGAGTACTCGCTAGTGCTTCTCAAGGATCTGCCAGACTCTCTCCACAGACGGCGAGCTCTGCGCATCTCCGAGGACCTCGGGGCCTTCTGCACTTTCGCCCAGTCCATCTTCGAGGCCTGGGGAGCAAGTCCTTCGGGTCAAGGTCAGGAAGGAGTCAAGGCCGTCATGAGGCTGGCTGAGATCCAAGGCTGGATCAACTCGGTTCTCGCTTCGCACGTGGCCACGGTCAGGAAGCTGCGTGGTTCTGGTTTGGACAAACAGTGA
- the LOC138973895 gene encoding BAG family molecular chaperone regulator 1-like isoform X1, whose protein sequence is MAADREGPLKIHLVHGAKNHFLTLNLPPDDCSDAITVQHLAAVAEGVSGIPPEKQKLIYKGKTLNGVGDMSIGLRAVGIKDGAKIMLLGSKPSSSSPEPSFNSSSAPFPGPSMYQRSRQHEDRSEPPNPYREDMGKLQEFEDTLSKEADNLQSIIRDLDRLNVHQMRNSTTDPNKLEQLKKRLILSLEHFMRMLESLDGLRFDSSDTASRGRRKAMVNQIHKLMDECEELASSIKRKLAASK, encoded by the exons ATGGCGGCTGATCGTGAGGGACCGTTGAAAATACACCTTGTTCATG GTGCCAAGAACCATTTTCTGACACTGAATTTGCCCCCTGACGACTGTTCCGATGCGATCACTGTACAACACCTGGCTGCTGTGGCTGAAGGAGTCTCGGGGATCCCACCTGAGAAACAGAAGTTGATATACAAAG GAAAAACACTAAATGGAGTAGGGGACATGAGCATTGGTCTACGAGCCGTGGGAATCAAAGATGGTGCGAAAATCATGCTACTTGGGTCCAAG CCATCATCGAGCTCTCCAGAGCCGTCATTCAATTCGTCGTCTGCCCCGTTCCCTGGCCCATCTATGTACCAGAGAAGTCGGCAGCATGAAGACCGGTCTGAG CCCCCCAACCCGTACCGGGAGGACATGGGCAAGctgcaggagtttgaggacacGCTGTCCAAGGAGGCCGACAACCTGCAGTCCATCATCAGGGACCTGGACAGGCTCAACGTCCACCAGATG AGAAACAGCACAACAGACCCAAACAAGCTGGAACAACTGAAGAAGCGCCTGATCCTGTCGTTAGAACATTTCATGCGAATGCTGGAATCCCTCGACGGTCTTCGCTTCGACTCCTCGGACACAGCCTCTCGCGGTCGCCGCAAAGCCATGGTCAATCAGATACAT AAACTAATGGATGAGTGCGAAGAACTGGCATCGTCTATAAAGCGGAAACTGGCGGCTAGTAAATGA
- the LOC138973895 gene encoding BAG family molecular chaperone regulator 1-like isoform X2 produces the protein MAADREGPLKIHLVHGAKNHFLTLNLPPDDCSDAITVQHLAAVAEGVSGIPPEKQKLIYKGKTLNGVGDMSIGLRAVGIKDGAKIMLLGSKPPNPYREDMGKLQEFEDTLSKEADNLQSIIRDLDRLNVHQMRNSTTDPNKLEQLKKRLILSLEHFMRMLESLDGLRFDSSDTASRGRRKAMVNQIHKLMDECEELASSIKRKLAASK, from the exons ATGGCGGCTGATCGTGAGGGACCGTTGAAAATACACCTTGTTCATG GTGCCAAGAACCATTTTCTGACACTGAATTTGCCCCCTGACGACTGTTCCGATGCGATCACTGTACAACACCTGGCTGCTGTGGCTGAAGGAGTCTCGGGGATCCCACCTGAGAAACAGAAGTTGATATACAAAG GAAAAACACTAAATGGAGTAGGGGACATGAGCATTGGTCTACGAGCCGTGGGAATCAAAGATGGTGCGAAAATCATGCTACTTGGGTCCAAG CCCCCCAACCCGTACCGGGAGGACATGGGCAAGctgcaggagtttgaggacacGCTGTCCAAGGAGGCCGACAACCTGCAGTCCATCATCAGGGACCTGGACAGGCTCAACGTCCACCAGATG AGAAACAGCACAACAGACCCAAACAAGCTGGAACAACTGAAGAAGCGCCTGATCCTGTCGTTAGAACATTTCATGCGAATGCTGGAATCCCTCGACGGTCTTCGCTTCGACTCCTCGGACACAGCCTCTCGCGGTCGCCGCAAAGCCATGGTCAATCAGATACAT AAACTAATGGATGAGTGCGAAGAACTGGCATCGTCTATAAAGCGGAAACTGGCGGCTAGTAAATGA